A section of the Harmonia axyridis chromosome 2, icHarAxyr1.1, whole genome shotgun sequence genome encodes:
- the LOC123673098 gene encoding uncharacterized protein LOC123673098 isoform X1 yields the protein MMCEGCKTYKSLIEIDKDRFYWTDQLSRTNIELHKKILYLGSYISILEKKIANLNEIILLKDISYASQCIEQERENVSLETSTRKKNKKEIEFIPNDCLRKLRSLCTQLNNVVDEFQIAKSKFSRILENKEKELNENSNYLQEMVQTYRDNLFKEMMKYNNLKRWIYNELHMLTKVNEEYIRNNVEEMEKKINEKIRSKYKTTLEHGNTQIKHQDELIHKMQIHRRELYCLLKEEKLKRNELKEKYEHTLNEVRMQIRRLKQKNQNMETLLRLQK from the exons ATGATGTGTGAAGGCTGCAAAACATATAAATCTCTAATAGAAATTGATAAGGATCGATTCTATTG GACTGATCAACTTAGTCGGACTAATATAGAATTACacaagaaaattttatatttaggtAGTTATATATCTatattggagaaaaaaattgcaaatttaaatgaaataattttattgaaagatatatCATATGCTTCCCAATGTATTGAACAGGAAAGAGAGAATGTAAGT CTAGAGACTTCaacaaggaaaaaaaataaaaaagaaattgagTTTATCCCCAATGACTGCCTCAGAAAGCTTAGAAGTTTATGTACCCAACTGAATAATGTTGTCGATGAATTCCAAATTGCAAAGAgcaaattttctagaattttagaaaacaaagaaaaggaattgaatgaaaattccaATTATCTTCAAGAAAT GGTACAAACCTATAGAGATAATCTGTTcaaggaaatgatgaaatataataatttgaaaagatggatttataatgaattacaTATGTTAACAAAGGTTAAtgaagaatatatcagaaataatGTGGAagaaatggagaaaaaaattaatgaaaaaatcagaAGCAAATACAAGACAACCTTAGAACATGGCAATACCCAAATCAAACATCAAGATGAACTGATTCATAAAATGCAAATTCATAGAAGGGAATTATACTGTCTTCTCAAAGAAGAAAAGCTCAAACGgaatgaattgaaagaaaaatatgag CACACACTGAATGAAGTCCGCATGCAGATACGAAGActcaaacagaaaaatcaaaatatggaGACACTTCTTCGTTTACAGAAGTAA
- the LOC123673021 gene encoding protein APCDD1-like isoform X2 has protein sequence MPRFEETAQSSRCEQLVALSTSEDKQTVVDTNLELLAGTWISEGCETRPGPEYVIRHYQFGDKGNFTLIQHHYWDESCSSPKLTVTANGRLTLRNSLIQPGASTGYPKLRNITIIPQDVNAAKELDRLVAARCPGQYWKTWRRYEEHLVFENKNMARRKPSAYLSPINNYHSVNSQRNVLHASGHISCLGSLKWAFNEIKLLKIQLRPIPNSRIKKVKEMKMELLLGDIHSNAHLREVYNPTSFQQPLVKHVENEFVTVNKHPYLIRNTNSIMSNVFTNPKNPPHLLVKLKLPPYIWGEWTSTRCEIRNMGLYLKRLFYFYSEDSTWIGEHKFYADPFCSVVKFSVTAAGYLDIAGESKIIPGSYDIDFNIEKASLTVMDQRMVSDMHLTNTCGLDEWVVNVPKELSSTKGCPQLGIVLPSVLQDIVKIEMDFVGSLLLFLGQSDSDNLPSSMKERPTAFQPPLMKCGDVATYSQELRDILYDDLEFSSGNSRFLHIQLLVVALLVTVLNVLR, from the exons aaacGGCTCAGAGTTCAAGATGTGAGCAATTAGTGGCCTTGTCTACTTCAGAAGATAAACAAACTGTAGTGGACACTAATTTGGAATTACTGGCAGGCACTTGGATCTCTGAAGG ATGTGAAACACGCCCAGGGCCTGAATATGTCATCCGACACTACCAATTTGGAGATAAAGGAAATTTCACTCTTATTCAGCATCATTATTGGGACGAAAGCTGTTCTTCTCCGAAGCTCACAGTTACAGCAAACGGGCGTCTGACACTGAGAAATTCCTTAATTCAACCAGGGGCCAGTACCGGATATCCAAAACTTCGAAATATCACCATCATCCCTCAAGATGTCAACGCAGCAAAGGAATTGGATAGACTGGTAGCAGCTAGATGCCCAG GTCAGTACTGGAAGACTTGGAGACGTTACGAAGAACACCTGGTCTTCGAGAATAAAAATATGGCTAGAAGAAAACCCTCTGCATACTTGTCACCAATCAACAACTACCACTCTGTAAACAGCCAGAGGAATGTCCTCCACGCATCCGGTCACATATCTTGCTTAGGCTCCCTCAAATGGGCCTTTAACGAGATCAAGCTCTTAAAAATCCAACTGAGACCAATCCCGAACAGCCGGATCAAAAAAGTGAAGGAGATGAAGATGGAGCTCCTCCTTGGAGACATCCACAGCAACGCACATCTCAGAGAGGTTTACAACCCAACCAGTTTCCAACAGCCACTAGTGAAGCACGTAGAAAACGAGTTTGTTACCGTCAATAAGCATCCATACTTGATCAGGAACACGAACAGCATCATGTCGAACGTCTTTACCAACCCTAAGAACCCGCCTCATCTGTTGGTCAAGCTGAAACTCCCCCCTTACATTTGGGGCGAATGGACATCCACCAGGTGTGAGATCAGGAACATGGGGCTCTACTTGAAACGGCTGTTCTACTTCTACTCAGAAGACTCCACGTGGATTGGTGAACATAAGTTCTACGCTGATCCTTTCTGCAGCGTTGTCAAGTTTTCGGTTACTGCTGCCGGTTACTTGGACATCGCAGGGGAGAGCAAGATCATCCCGGGATCCTACGATATCGACTTCAACATAGAAAAGGCTAGCCTTACCGTTATGGACCAGAGGATGGTGAGCGATATGCACCTTACCAACACCTGTGGTCTTGACGAGTGGGTGGTTAACGTACCGAAGGAACTCAGCTCGACCAAAGGTTGTCCTCAGCTGGGAATAGTCCTTCCGTCTGTTCTCCAGGACATTGTGAAGATCGAGATGGATTTCGTTGGGTCCTTATTGCTTTTCTTGGGTCAGTCGGATAGTGATAACTTGCCTAGTTCGATGAAAGAAAGGCCTACTGCGTTTCAGCCCCCTTTGATGAAGTGTGGTGATGTGGCTACTTATTCTCAGGAGCTTAGGGATATTTTGTATGATGATTTGGAGTTTAGTAGTGGTAATTCCAGGTTCTTGCATATCCAACTGCTAGTTGTTGCGTTATTAGTAACAGTTTTGAATGTTTTGCGGTGA
- the LOC123672995 gene encoding sodium-coupled monocarboxylate transporter 2-like, whose protein sequence is MSFQNLSSLVTTVIPDLIANRKTISFFWYDYLLFSIVLGFSSLIGIFFGCFHNQDTKKEYLLGGKRMNVWPIAISLVASHTSAITVLAIPADVYRYGLGFWQGCISLFLLHFTTSYVFLPVFYRLELTSIYEYLAMRFDEKTRMMASAMYAISLLLYLPIVIYIPSLGFATATGIGVHVVAPIACGICIFYTTIGGLKAVVWTDTFQFTLTIGCLIAVLWLGLGKVGGFFSMWNTAVEGHRLDVSFDPDPTQRDGFWSVVIGLTFMWTAQNSINQGCIQKFLALPSMSDAKKSCFIYSQGCIIAKTLSILIGLTMYAIYAGCDPFSTKKVERNDQLVPYFIVGIASSAPGLAGLFFAGVFCAALSTLSANLNCVAGTLYTDFISKVLNPNTSEKVASNILKLLVVIVGVCGCLMIYIIEQLGGVVQLSISLKGIADGPLLGVFMMGVLSRRINSKGAFYGALISMLFMSWFFMMVKYYEKMGHLKHPPKPLSVANCTYDFNFNETYTATPPISDDNIFYLFKVSFYYYTMIGALMCCLIGSCISFFTNKKDDPLVPKKLLCPLVHWMYEDEVDEDEQENTKKGDYFNVQQFDTHKA, encoded by the exons atgtcGTTTCAAAATTTATCTTCCTTAGTTACCACCGTGATACCGGATCTGATTGCTAACCGTAAAACGATATCATTCTTTTGGTATGACTACCTGCTCTTTTCTATAGTCTTGGGTTTCAGCTCTCTAATAGGAATATTTTTCGGTTGTTTTCATAATCAGGACACAAAGAAAGAATATCTGTTAGGTGGAAAGCGAATGAATGTGTGGCCAATAGCAATATCTCTAGTTGCAAG CCATACCTCAGCAATCACAGTCCTTGCAATACCTGCAGATGTGTACAGATATGGACTCGGTTTCTGGCAAGGATGCATTTCCTTATTTCTCTTGCATTTCACCACTTCATACGTTTTCCTGCCAGTATTTTATAGGCTAGAATTGACAAGCATTTACGAGTACCTAGCGATGAGGTTCGATGAGAAAACCAGAATGATGGCCTCAGCAATGTATGCCATCTCATTGTTGCTATACTTGCCTATCGTTATTTACATACCCTCTCTTGGATTTGCTACAG caaCTGGAATAGGTGTACACGTAGTGGCGCCAATTGCTTGTGGAATATGTATTTTTTACACAACTATCGGTGGTCTGAAGGCTGTAGTTTGGACAGATACTTTTCAATTCACCCTCACAATTGGATGCCTAATAGCTGTTTTGTGGTTAGGATTGGGAAAAGTTGGTGGATTCTTTTCCATGTGGAACACTGCCGTTGAAGGTCACAGACTCGATGTGAG ttttgacccAGATCCCACTCAGAGAGATGGATTTTGGTCAGTTGTTATTGGCTTGACTTTCATGTGGACTGCTCAAAACAGTATCAACCAAGGATGCATTCAAAAGTTCCTGGCCCTGCCAAGTATGAGTGATGCCAAAAA ATCTTGCTTCATATATAGCCAAGGATGTATCATAGCTAAAACTTTGAGCATTCTTATTGGATTAACAATGTACGCAATCTATGCTGGATGTGACCCATTCTCTACTAAAAAGGTGGAAAGGAATGACCAACTAGTTCCATACTTCATTGTGGGTATTGCAAGTAGTGCCCCAGGATTAGCAGGACTTTTTTTCGCAGGCGTTTTCTGTGCAGCTCTGAG taCATTATCTGCAAATCTGAACTGCGTGGCTGGAACTTTGTATACTGACTTTATCTCTAAAGTGTTGAATCCCAACACTTCAGAAAAAGTGGCGAGTAATATTCTGAAATTACTTGTTGTTATAGTCGGTGTTTGTGGTTGCTTGATGATATATATTATTGAACAACTGGGAGGAGTGGTACAGCTAAGTATTAGTTTGAAAGGTATTGCTGATGGACCACTTCTAGGAGTTTTTATGATGGGTGTGTTAAGCCGGAGAATTAATTCTAAG GGTGCTTTTTATGGAGCACTCATCAGTATGCTGTTCATGTCATGGTTTTTCATGATGgtgaaatattatgaaaaaatgggACACCTGAAGCACCCACCCAAACCTCTTTCTGTAGCCAATTGTACCTACGACTTCAATTTCAACGAGACATA CACTGCAACACCCCCAATATCAGATGACAATATATTTTACTTATTCAAAGTGAGCTTTTACTATTACACTATGATCGGCGCATTGATGTGCTGTTTGATTGGTTCATGCATCAGCTTTTTCACAAACAAAAAAGATGATCCCTTAGTACCTAAGAAATTGTTATGCCCCTTAGTTCATTGGATGTATGAAGATGAGGTAGATGAGGATGAACAAGAAAACACAAAGAAGGGAGATTACTTCAATGTACAACAATTTGATACCCACAAAGCATAA
- the LOC123673098 gene encoding uncharacterized protein LOC123673098 isoform X2 has product MMCEGCKTYKSLIEIDKDRFYWTDQLSRTNIELHKKILYLGSYISILEKKIANLNEIILLKDISYASQCIEQERENLETSTRKKNKKEIEFIPNDCLRKLRSLCTQLNNVVDEFQIAKSKFSRILENKEKELNENSNYLQEMVQTYRDNLFKEMMKYNNLKRWIYNELHMLTKVNEEYIRNNVEEMEKKINEKIRSKYKTTLEHGNTQIKHQDELIHKMQIHRRELYCLLKEEKLKRNELKEKYEHTLNEVRMQIRRLKQKNQNMETLLRLQK; this is encoded by the exons ATGATGTGTGAAGGCTGCAAAACATATAAATCTCTAATAGAAATTGATAAGGATCGATTCTATTG GACTGATCAACTTAGTCGGACTAATATAGAATTACacaagaaaattttatatttaggtAGTTATATATCTatattggagaaaaaaattgcaaatttaaatgaaataattttattgaaagatatatCATATGCTTCCCAATGTATTGAACAGGAAAGAGAGAAT CTAGAGACTTCaacaaggaaaaaaaataaaaaagaaattgagTTTATCCCCAATGACTGCCTCAGAAAGCTTAGAAGTTTATGTACCCAACTGAATAATGTTGTCGATGAATTCCAAATTGCAAAGAgcaaattttctagaattttagaaaacaaagaaaaggaattgaatgaaaattccaATTATCTTCAAGAAAT GGTACAAACCTATAGAGATAATCTGTTcaaggaaatgatgaaatataataatttgaaaagatggatttataatgaattacaTATGTTAACAAAGGTTAAtgaagaatatatcagaaataatGTGGAagaaatggagaaaaaaattaatgaaaaaatcagaAGCAAATACAAGACAACCTTAGAACATGGCAATACCCAAATCAAACATCAAGATGAACTGATTCATAAAATGCAAATTCATAGAAGGGAATTATACTGTCTTCTCAAAGAAGAAAAGCTCAAACGgaatgaattgaaagaaaaatatgag CACACACTGAATGAAGTCCGCATGCAGATACGAAGActcaaacagaaaaatcaaaatatggaGACACTTCTTCGTTTACAGAAGTAA
- the LOC123673097 gene encoding 28S ribosomal protein S35, mitochondrial gives MFKLPGKLNKCLGAPIARYLSESAVATEKEIEFKPLNLRQTKGPVITRRTPRKIMVAPPRTEQMAVDQDWGNVWPGPKTFHPASVPLPIRQGYAEKMTIPGKYGNAELMKIPNFLHLTPPVIKRQCEALKQFCTPWPKALDTDEKCEKHFPLEIASSSYCHSSPSIRDPLSRIVTVKLRVSALKLDEHARDKFLRLVGDRYDEKTDILTLVTDRCPLKKQNYEYAMYLITALYHESMNVEEWEKLKSEADMEFYDWNASKSKSNVEKIFGQKSESIENIDSYSDAVDKLMNDGENEYNLTRYRESVKKLLNVPDIS, from the exons ATGTTCAAGTTACCTGGAAAACTAAACAAATGTTTGGGTGCTCCCATAGCTAGATATCTTTCAGAATCTGCTGTTGCTACTGAAAAAGAAATAG AATTCAAACCACTCAATTTGAGACAGACTAAAGGACCTGTAATAACCAGACGTACTCCTAGAAAAATTATGGTAGCACCTCCAAG GACTGAGCAAATGGCTGTTGATCAAGATTGGGGAAATGTTTGGCCAGGTCCAAAAACTTTCCATCCAGCTTCAGTACCTCTTCCAATACGTCAAGGTTATGCTGAAAAAATGACAATCCCTGGTAAATATGGAAATGCAGAATTGATGAAGATTCCCAACTTTCTTCATCTGACTCCTCCTGTTATAAAAAGACAATGTGAAGCATTAAAACAATTTTGTACGCCTTGGCCAAAAGCTCTTGATACAGATGAAAAATGTGAGAAACATTTTCCTTTGGAAATTGCTTCAAGCAGTTATTGTCATTCTTCACCTTCAATCAGGGATCCACTGTCAAGAATAGTGACTGTAAAATTAAGAGTATCAGCACTAAAATTAGATGAACATGCTAGAGACAAATTTTTGAGGCTTGTAGGTGATAGATATGATGAAAAAACTGATATTCTAACTCTCGTCACAGACAGATGCCctttaaaaaaacaaaattatgagTATGCTATGTATTTAATTACTGCATTATATCATGAGTCAATG aATGTGGAAGAATGGGAAAAACTTAAATCAGAAGCTGATATGGAATTTTATGATTGGAATGCCTCTAAGTCTAAGAGTAATGTTGAAAAGATATTTGGTCAGAAATCTGAatctattgaaaatattgattcttATTCTGATGCTGTTGATAAGTTAATGAATGATG GTGAAAATGAATACAATCTAACAAGGTACAgggaatcagtgaaaaaattgttgaatgtacCAGATATATCGTAA
- the LOC123672994 gene encoding general transcription and DNA repair factor IIH helicase subunit XPD, translated as MKLSVDGLIVYFPYDYIYPEQYAYMCELKKAIDAKGHCLLEMPSGTGKTTTLLSLVVAYMIDKPMDVRKLIYCSRTVPEIEKVMEELKKLLDYYEQMDGEYPRLTGLVLSSRKNMCIHPEVSKEKEGKIIDGRCHALTASHVRERYKFDDTIPICQYFEGFALDGKDSTLPHGVYTLDDMKQYGRDRNWCPYFLARFSIIHAQIIVYSYHYLLDPKIADVVSKELTKEAVVIFDEAHNIDNVCIDSMSVKINRKVIEKSTANLQVLEKTVAEIKQDDQKKLQEEYQRMVEGLRDAAVSRETDVLLSNPVLPDEILQEAVPGNIRNAEHFVSFLKRFVEYLKTRLRVQHVVQESPAGFLRDIQSKVCIERKPLRFCAERLTSLLKTLEISNLTDFSPIILITHLATLVSTYTTGFTIIVEPFDDKTPTVSNPVLHFSCLDSSIAIKPVFDRFQTVVITSGTLSPLDMYPKILNFHPVIMSSFTMTLARPCLLPMIISKGNDQVAISSKFESREDNAVIRNYGQLLVEMAANVPDGIVCFFTSYMYLEYVVASWYDQGVIDSLQRYKLLFIETQDSAETSFALMYYIKACESGRGAVLLSVARGKVSEGVDFDHHLGRCVLMFGIPYVYTQSRILKARLDYLRDQFQIRENDFLTFDAMRHAAQCVGRAIRGKTDYGIMVFADKRFSRADKRTKLPKWIQEHLKDSLCNLSTEEGVQLAKRWLRQMAQPFTREDQLGVSLLTLEQLQTLEAKKQQEMEQDEGTSSQDQ; from the exons atgaa gttGAGTGTAGATGGTTTGATTGTTTACTTTCCTTATGACTACATATATCCAGAGCAATATGCATATATGTGTGAACTCAAAAAAGCAATTGATGCTAAG GGCCATTGCCTATTGGAAATGCCCTCAGGAACtggaaaaactactactttatTATCACTTGTTGTGGCATATATGATAGACAAACCTATGGATGTTAGAAAATTAATTTACTGTTCACGAACAGTACCAGAAATAGAAAAAGTAATGGAAGAATTAAAAAAGCTTTTGGACTACTATGAACAAATGGATGGTGAATATCCTAGACTGACAGGATTAGTTTTATCTTCTAGAAAAAACATGTGCATTCATCCAGAG GTTagtaaagaaaaagaagggaaaatTATTGATGGAAGATGTCATGCGTTAACTGCCAGTCATGTTAGAGAAAGGTACAAATTTGATGATACTATTCCAATATGTCAATATTTTGAAGGATTCGCCCTAGATGGAAAAGATAGTACATTACCACATGGAGTATATACTCTCGATGACATGAAACAGTATGGAAGGGACAGAAATTGGTGTCCATATTTTTTGGCAAGGTTTTCA ATTATTCATGCCCAAATTATCGTATACAGTTACCATTATCTCTTAGACCCTAAAATAGCTGATGTAGTATCTAAAGAATTAACAAAAGAAGCTGTTGTTATTTTTGATGAAGCTCACAATATAGACAATGTATGTATAGATTCAATGAGtgtaaaaataaatagaaaagtAATAGAGAAATCAACTGCAAATTTACAAGTTCTGGAAAAAACAGTTGCAGA aataaaacaagatgatcaaaaaaaattacaagaagaATATCAGAGAATGGTGGAAGGTTTGAGAGATGCAGCTGTATCGAGAGAAACAGATGTGCTTCTTTCCAATCCAGTTCTTCCAGATGAAATTTTACAAG AGGCTGTGCCTGGTAATATTAGGAATGCTGAACATTTTGTCAGTTTCTTGAAACGATTTGTGGAATACTTGAAAACAAGATTAAGAGTTCAGCATGTAGTACAAGAATCACCAGCAGGATTCTTGAGAGATATTCAGAGTAAAGTATGCATTGAAAGAAAACCTTTGAGGTTTTGTGCAGAAAGACTAACATCTTTGTTAAAAACTTTAGAAATATCGAATTTAACTGATTTCAGTCCTATTATTTTAATAACACATTTAGCAACATTAGTTTCCACTTATACAACAGGATTTACAATAATCGTTGAACCTTTTGACGACAAGACACCAACAGTATCAAATCCAGTTTTACATTTCAG TTGTTTGGATTCATCGATAGCTATCAAGCCTGTGTTCGATAGATTTCAAACTGTAGTTATAACCTCAGGAACTTTGTCTCCTTTAGACATGTATCCTAAAATACTGAATTTCCATCCAGTCATAATGTCATCTTTTACTATGACTTTAGCTCGACCTTGTTTATTACCTATG ATAATATCAAAAGGAAACGATCAAGTTGCCATATCTTCAAAGTTTGAGTCGAGAGAGGACAATGCAGTCATTCGAAACTATGGTCAATTATTAGTGGAG ATGGCAGCTAATGTCCCCGATGGAATAGTTTGTTTTTTCACATCTTATATGTATCTGGAATATGTTGTTGCTAGTTGGTATGACCAAGGTGTTATTGACAGTTTACAGAGgtataaattactttttattGAAACACAAGATTCGGCGGAAACAAGCTTTGCCCTCATGTATTATATTAAG GCTTGTGAATCTGGAAGAGGAGCAGTATTACTTTCAGTAGCGAGAGGTAAAGTTTCTGAAGGGGTCGATTTCGATCATCATTTAGGTAGATGTGTTCTTATGTTTGGAATCCCTTATGTCTACACCCAGTCTAGGATTTTAAAAGCCAGACTGGACTATTTGAGAGATCAATTCCAG attAGGGAGAATGATTTCTTGACCTTTGATGCCATGAGACATGCTGCTCAATGTGTGGGGCGAGCAATTCGTGGTAAAACAGATTACGGTATTATGGTATTTGCAGACAAAAGATTTTCTAGAGCCGATAAACGAACAAAGTTACCGAAATGGATTCAAGAACATTTGAAAGATTCACTTTGTAACTTATCTACCGAAGAAGGTGTACAG CTTGCCAAAAGGTGGTTGAGGCAAATGGCACAGCCATTCACTAGAGAAGATCAGTTGGGAGTATCCTTACTCACCTTAGAACAGCTTCAGACTTTAGAAGCAAAGAAACAACAAGAAATGGAACAAGATGAAGGAACTTCTTCTCAAGATCAATAG
- the LOC123673138 gene encoding uncharacterized protein LOC123673138 translates to MSRVVKKNHYIASPRVDHSRISPHLARNYEFSDGEESQRANTDYASMPYSLQHEMRDELRYEKDSGYNYIPPAHSYTNRESSYDAGSDIYVTSGAYKTASEISSRYHPPSEYSPPSIRAPSGVSYDRRSQRSGGVKLEAYTAPNPLCPNTRGLCCLMLLFNLAIILVTLGFVIVIQFHEPIIVWILGIIFVIFGCLTLIGSLIFCVTIFREAKNPNEVDGIYWTNHWQKKFGTVPP, encoded by the exons ATGTCGAGGGTAGTCAAAAAGAATCATTACATAGCTTCGCCGAGGGTTGATCACTCTAGAATTTCACCTCATTTGGCTAGAAATTATGAGTTTTCTGATGGAGAGGAAAGTCAAAGAGCCAACACAGATTATGCATCTATG CCATACAGCCTACAACACGAAATGAGAGATGAGTTAAGATATGAAAAAGATAGTGGTTATAATTATATTCCTCCTGCACATTCTTACACCAACAGGGAGAGTAGTTATGACGCTGGTTCCGATATTTATGTGACAAGTGGTGCCTACAAAACAGCCTCTGAAATAAG TTCTAGGTATCATCCACCAAGTGAATATTCTCCTCCCAGTATAAGAGCGCCATCTGGAGTAAGTTACGACAGAAGGAGTCAAAGATCAGGGGGTGTCAAGTTAGAAGCGTACACTGCACCAAATCCGCTTTGTCCTAATACAAGAGGATTATGCTGTCTTATGTTACTCTTTAACCTAGCCATTATTCTAGTAACATTGGGATTTGTGATAGTAATTCAATTCCACGAACCCATTATAGTATG GATTTTGGGTATAATCTTCGTAATTTTCGGTTGTCTCACTCTAATTGGAAGTTTGATTTTCTGTGTCACAATATTCAGAGAAGCCAAAAATCCAAATGAAGTCGATGGAATTTATTGGACAAATCACTGGCAGAAGAAATTTGGAACAGTGCCCCCTTAG
- the LOC123673021 gene encoding protein APCDD1-like isoform X1, translated as MRIRFDSREMFCEKLCFLVLVLAGLETAQSSRCEQLVALSTSEDKQTVVDTNLELLAGTWISEGCETRPGPEYVIRHYQFGDKGNFTLIQHHYWDESCSSPKLTVTANGRLTLRNSLIQPGASTGYPKLRNITIIPQDVNAAKELDRLVAARCPGQYWKTWRRYEEHLVFENKNMARRKPSAYLSPINNYHSVNSQRNVLHASGHISCLGSLKWAFNEIKLLKIQLRPIPNSRIKKVKEMKMELLLGDIHSNAHLREVYNPTSFQQPLVKHVENEFVTVNKHPYLIRNTNSIMSNVFTNPKNPPHLLVKLKLPPYIWGEWTSTRCEIRNMGLYLKRLFYFYSEDSTWIGEHKFYADPFCSVVKFSVTAAGYLDIAGESKIIPGSYDIDFNIEKASLTVMDQRMVSDMHLTNTCGLDEWVVNVPKELSSTKGCPQLGIVLPSVLQDIVKIEMDFVGSLLLFLGQSDSDNLPSSMKERPTAFQPPLMKCGDVATYSQELRDILYDDLEFSSGNSRFLHIQLLVVALLVTVLNVLR; from the exons aaacGGCTCAGAGTTCAAGATGTGAGCAATTAGTGGCCTTGTCTACTTCAGAAGATAAACAAACTGTAGTGGACACTAATTTGGAATTACTGGCAGGCACTTGGATCTCTGAAGG ATGTGAAACACGCCCAGGGCCTGAATATGTCATCCGACACTACCAATTTGGAGATAAAGGAAATTTCACTCTTATTCAGCATCATTATTGGGACGAAAGCTGTTCTTCTCCGAAGCTCACAGTTACAGCAAACGGGCGTCTGACACTGAGAAATTCCTTAATTCAACCAGGGGCCAGTACCGGATATCCAAAACTTCGAAATATCACCATCATCCCTCAAGATGTCAACGCAGCAAAGGAATTGGATAGACTGGTAGCAGCTAGATGCCCAG GTCAGTACTGGAAGACTTGGAGACGTTACGAAGAACACCTGGTCTTCGAGAATAAAAATATGGCTAGAAGAAAACCCTCTGCATACTTGTCACCAATCAACAACTACCACTCTGTAAACAGCCAGAGGAATGTCCTCCACGCATCCGGTCACATATCTTGCTTAGGCTCCCTCAAATGGGCCTTTAACGAGATCAAGCTCTTAAAAATCCAACTGAGACCAATCCCGAACAGCCGGATCAAAAAAGTGAAGGAGATGAAGATGGAGCTCCTCCTTGGAGACATCCACAGCAACGCACATCTCAGAGAGGTTTACAACCCAACCAGTTTCCAACAGCCACTAGTGAAGCACGTAGAAAACGAGTTTGTTACCGTCAATAAGCATCCATACTTGATCAGGAACACGAACAGCATCATGTCGAACGTCTTTACCAACCCTAAGAACCCGCCTCATCTGTTGGTCAAGCTGAAACTCCCCCCTTACATTTGGGGCGAATGGACATCCACCAGGTGTGAGATCAGGAACATGGGGCTCTACTTGAAACGGCTGTTCTACTTCTACTCAGAAGACTCCACGTGGATTGGTGAACATAAGTTCTACGCTGATCCTTTCTGCAGCGTTGTCAAGTTTTCGGTTACTGCTGCCGGTTACTTGGACATCGCAGGGGAGAGCAAGATCATCCCGGGATCCTACGATATCGACTTCAACATAGAAAAGGCTAGCCTTACCGTTATGGACCAGAGGATGGTGAGCGATATGCACCTTACCAACACCTGTGGTCTTGACGAGTGGGTGGTTAACGTACCGAAGGAACTCAGCTCGACCAAAGGTTGTCCTCAGCTGGGAATAGTCCTTCCGTCTGTTCTCCAGGACATTGTGAAGATCGAGATGGATTTCGTTGGGTCCTTATTGCTTTTCTTGGGTCAGTCGGATAGTGATAACTTGCCTAGTTCGATGAAAGAAAGGCCTACTGCGTTTCAGCCCCCTTTGATGAAGTGTGGTGATGTGGCTACTTATTCTCAGGAGCTTAGGGATATTTTGTATGATGATTTGGAGTTTAGTAGTGGTAATTCCAGGTTCTTGCATATCCAACTGCTAGTTGTTGCGTTATTAGTAACAGTTTTGAATGTTTTGCGGTGA